A section of the Aneurinibacillus sp. REN35 genome encodes:
- a CDS encoding DUF948 domain-containing protein gives MQTAITIGVIILAIAIVVVSVMLVQFFRNLNALLKQTDETIQHLQMNVDQIIARVDVSLEDLNVISKDLTGKMDKLESTFSAVDSIGEGVNSLSHHVQHKVSRPPEWADRALELLTAGFSVYKGFDRMRQLDAQRAEVKQRA, from the coding sequence ATGCAGACAGCTATTACCATTGGTGTCATCATCTTAGCAATTGCTATTGTCGTTGTTTCGGTGATGCTGGTCCAATTTTTTCGCAATCTTAACGCCTTACTCAAACAAACAGATGAGACGATTCAGCACTTACAGATGAATGTAGATCAGATTATTGCCCGTGTTGATGTCTCATTAGAAGATTTAAATGTCATCTCTAAGGATCTAACAGGCAAAATGGACAAGCTAGAAAGTACCTTCAGTGCGGTTGACTCGATTGGCGAAGGTGTAAATTCACTCTCTCATCATGTGCAGCATAAAGTATCCCGTCCGCCGGAATGGGCGGATCGTGCGTTGGAGTTGCTGACTGCTGGCTTTAGCGTCTACAAAGGATTCGATCGTATGCGTCAGCTAGATGCACAGCGAGCAGAGGTGAAGCAGCGTGCCTAA
- a CDS encoding STAS domain-containing protein, whose amino-acid sequence MNQLPFLIETGETDKDICVYVHGDLDLASAPQLREILLPLAEKDQRILRVNLKNLHYMDSTGLGVFVAALKLRKSINGEIYLEEVPEKIQRIFQISGVDQYLTIA is encoded by the coding sequence ATGAATCAACTTCCGTTCTTAATTGAAACAGGGGAAACAGATAAAGATATTTGTGTATACGTTCATGGTGATTTGGATCTTGCTTCCGCTCCTCAGCTACGTGAGATCTTGCTCCCGCTGGCAGAGAAGGATCAAAGAATACTGCGTGTTAATCTCAAAAATCTTCACTATATGGACAGCACCGGACTTGGTGTGTTCGTAGCAGCGCTTAAGCTGCGCAAGTCAATTAACGGAGAGATCTACCTAGAAGAAGTTCCTGAAAAAATTCAGCGTATCTTCCAGATCTCAGGTGTCGATCAGTATTTAACTATTGCGTAA
- a CDS encoding DUF5665 domain-containing protein produces the protein MPKLSEKSRGRISSPATPQHDPIEEKYYDKLAWLADRTEKTRITDFIENYQKPSHVIWTNLLAGVSRGVGLTIGTAIIIAITVYILSFFVSMPLFGKYIAQLLDWVNTFKSTE, from the coding sequence GTGCCTAAGCTCAGTGAAAAGTCAAGGGGAAGAATTTCTTCCCCTGCTACTCCTCAGCATGACCCAATCGAAGAGAAATATTACGATAAGCTGGCATGGCTGGCGGATCGTACTGAAAAAACGCGCATTACAGATTTTATCGAGAACTATCAAAAGCCGAGTCATGTAATATGGACGAATTTGTTGGCCGGTGTATCACGCGGAGTCGGATTGACGATCGGTACGGCTATTATTATCGCTATTACCGTATATATTCTTAGTTTTTTTGTCTCTATGCCGCTCTTTGGTAAGTATATCGCCCAATTGCTCGATTGGGTGAACACGTTTAAAAGTACAGAATAG
- a CDS encoding sigma-70 family RNA polymerase sigma factor, with protein sequence MSQTSTRKSFNRDITEQIRTYQETGSEELLEQILQDYQTTVRKLASKMARDFHLVDDLYQVGMLALLGAIEKFDSEVSHNFDAYAVSTIVGKMKHYLRDKTWSIRVPRTIKEMGYRLQKTIDELTIELQRSPRIDEIAEKLDVSEEKVLEIMENKGNIHALSLDTPMKADNQEQDSHTLMDMIPDQDPGFLDVDRKMDLSSLLEDLDEQQRQVIHYVYYEEWSQRQIGEKLGISQMQVSRILRKTLQQMREAYVKNLE encoded by the coding sequence GTGAGCCAAACGTCCACCAGGAAATCATTCAACCGTGACATTACTGAACAAATTCGCACATACCAAGAGACTGGCTCCGAAGAATTATTAGAGCAGATTCTTCAAGACTACCAGACAACCGTACGAAAACTCGCTTCAAAAATGGCACGTGACTTTCATTTGGTGGACGACTTATACCAAGTAGGTATGCTTGCTTTACTTGGCGCCATTGAAAAATTCGACAGTGAAGTCAGCCATAACTTTGACGCGTATGCGGTATCGACTATCGTCGGAAAGATGAAGCACTACCTTCGCGATAAAACATGGAGCATTCGCGTACCTCGTACAATTAAAGAAATGGGATATCGTCTGCAGAAAACCATTGATGAATTGACAATCGAACTGCAGCGCTCTCCGCGCATTGATGAAATCGCGGAAAAACTCGATGTCTCGGAAGAGAAAGTGCTGGAGATTATGGAGAACAAGGGGAATATCCATGCTCTCTCTCTTGATACTCCAATGAAAGCTGACAATCAAGAACAAGATTCGCATACATTGATGGATATGATTCCGGATCAAGATCCCGGATTTTTGGATGTAGACCGTAAGATGGACTTATCGAGCCTGTTGGAGGATTTGGATGAACAGCAGCGTCAGGTGATCCATTATGTGTATTATGAAGAGTGGTCACAACGACAAATTGGTGAAAAACTGGGTATCTCACAGATGCAGGTTTCCCGTATCTTACGGAAAACGCTCCAGCAAATGAGAGAAGCCTATGTGAAGAATTTAGAATAG
- a CDS encoding STAS domain-containing protein, translating into MFRKTSQQFIHDNSDEIERLWKEQCTATSSAHHHTIEKFITHMIQDGFLTHFASFFSEKEEEREEAINSIEKLCYRYVPQCTEADVPVSTVIQPFYFIRSILLETEDVQQHPTLILPLMKEVDQFFFRLMSIIHDIYATSWKNRLLAQRSAIMELSAPLIPLIESITVMPIVGAIDTERAELITQNLLYGAIKYESKVVLIDITGVAEVNTMVAQHIIKAAEAIHLIGAECIVVGVRPEIAQTMISLGIDMDMLTTLSSMSQGLRVALAKTGKEINEIN; encoded by the coding sequence ATGTTCAGAAAAACTTCTCAACAGTTTATTCACGACAATAGCGATGAAATTGAAAGACTGTGGAAAGAACAGTGCACCGCGACCTCCTCTGCACATCACCATACCATCGAGAAATTCATTACCCACATGATTCAGGATGGATTTCTTACCCACTTTGCCTCCTTCTTTTCTGAAAAGGAAGAGGAGCGCGAAGAAGCTATCAATAGCATTGAAAAATTGTGCTACCGCTATGTGCCGCAGTGTACAGAAGCTGATGTGCCTGTTTCCACGGTTATCCAACCTTTTTATTTCATCCGTAGTATTCTGTTGGAAACAGAAGATGTGCAACAGCATCCTACTCTTATCCTTCCTTTAATGAAAGAAGTGGATCAATTTTTCTTTCGGCTAATGAGTATCATCCACGATATTTACGCCACTTCTTGGAAGAATAGGTTATTGGCGCAGCGTTCTGCCATTATGGAATTGTCCGCTCCTTTAATACCATTAATCGAGAGCATTACGGTCATGCCTATTGTCGGTGCTATCGATACGGAACGCGCGGAGTTGATTACACAAAACCTTCTATATGGAGCCATCAAATACGAAAGCAAGGTTGTACTTATTGATATTACGGGAGTCGCCGAGGTGAATACCATGGTGGCCCAGCATATTATTAAAGCGGCAGAAGCCATCCACCTCATTGGAGCCGAGTGTATTGTCGTAGGTGTGCGGCCTGAGATTGCACAAACGATGATTAGCTTAGGAATCGACATGGATATGCTAACAACGCTGAGTTCTATGAGCCAGGGACTTCGAGTAGCTCTTGCAAAAACAGGAAAAGAAATCAACGAAATCAATTAA
- a CDS encoding PP2C family protein-serine/threonine phosphatase, which translates to MKEYYEKIMLHYLQNPGEQQLYAGQQLSKSLIEKDIPPEDILALHISIMRQHDYILPEVWDRSFQFLMEIMVSFGMAYQERQSLRLKKKQLESEINVAISMQKKLYPDAFAHDFHDLDVGFISTPAREMSGDFYYYTKHGENKLGILVADIVGKGIPAALCMSMIKYAMDTLENDVKPANMILEYLNRLVLKNADPSLFVTMFYTIYDPLTSILTYSSAGHEPALYYHSHSKSCEDLNAKGLILGVDPNVKYEEKSILLEEGDFIVLYTDGVTERKGSDAPDDNSILREALATADLTLSSQEIVHHMYQYAIKEKEYQLDDDHTIVMVRKKMNEFAT; encoded by the coding sequence GTGAAGGAGTATTACGAAAAAATCATGCTCCACTATCTGCAAAATCCCGGCGAACAGCAGCTTTACGCCGGTCAGCAGCTTAGTAAATCGCTCATCGAAAAAGATATTCCACCTGAAGACATCTTAGCCCTTCATATTAGCATCATGAGACAGCATGACTATATTCTTCCTGAGGTATGGGATCGCTCCTTCCAGTTTCTAATGGAAATTATGGTGTCTTTTGGGATGGCATATCAGGAAAGACAAAGCTTGCGACTTAAGAAAAAGCAGCTGGAGAGTGAGATTAACGTAGCAATCTCCATGCAGAAAAAACTTTACCCTGATGCTTTTGCTCACGACTTTCATGATCTTGATGTGGGCTTTATCAGCACCCCAGCTCGTGAAATGTCTGGAGACTTCTACTACTATACAAAGCACGGGGAAAATAAATTGGGCATTCTCGTAGCCGATATTGTCGGGAAAGGCATTCCTGCTGCTCTTTGTATGTCGATGATCAAATATGCGATGGATACATTAGAAAATGATGTAAAACCAGCCAATATGATTCTTGAATACTTGAATCGTCTTGTACTAAAAAACGCTGATCCAAGCTTGTTTGTTACAATGTTCTATACGATTTATGACCCACTCACTTCCATACTCACGTATTCTTCTGCCGGTCATGAGCCTGCGCTCTATTATCATTCACATTCAAAATCATGTGAAGATCTGAATGCCAAAGGCTTGATCCTCGGCGTTGATCCAAACGTGAAGTATGAAGAAAAGTCTATCTTACTTGAAGAAGGTGACTTTATTGTGTTATATACAGATGGTGTAACAGAGCGGAAAGGCTCAGATGCGCCAGACGATAACTCAATTTTACGTGAGGCGCTTGCCACAGCCGATCTTACGCTTTCCTCACAAGAAATTGTTCACCATATGTACCAATATGCGATTAAAGAAAAAGAATACCAGTTAGATGATGACCATACGATTGTAATGGTTCGAAAGAAAATGAATGAATTTGCCACATAA
- a CDS encoding SpoIIE family protein phosphatase, with protein MGFDHTKAIISIVDGLGSGPEAKASAEKMIQEIEAHIPGELPPLSLLQEGNRSLYGSRGSVVGIAMIDIDKKQLSYAGIGNITCLVVTPTRQKHYLISNPGFLNGRPFRGVERYVPYHPNDTVVIFSDGIQLPENWEYIVADRRSPDAILACLVSEMKPINDDATLIVGKWLQEKRV; from the coding sequence GTGGGATTTGATCATACTAAAGCAATCATTAGCATCGTAGACGGATTAGGCAGCGGTCCAGAGGCAAAAGCCTCGGCAGAGAAGATGATCCAGGAAATTGAAGCACACATACCTGGTGAGCTTCCGCCGCTTTCTCTCCTACAAGAAGGGAATCGCTCTCTCTATGGATCGAGAGGTTCTGTAGTAGGAATTGCCATGATTGATATCGACAAAAAGCAATTATCATATGCTGGAATCGGGAATATCACTTGTCTAGTCGTTACACCTACGAGACAAAAGCATTATCTTATTTCAAATCCTGGTTTTTTAAATGGGCGTCCCTTTCGTGGTGTAGAGCGCTATGTCCCATATCATCCAAATGATACTGTGGTCATTTTTTCTGATGGCATTCAACTTCCAGAAAACTGGGAATATATTGTGGCCGATAGACGCTCCCCTGATGCCATTTTGGCCTGTCTTGTAAGCGAGATGAAACCAATCAACGATGATGCTACCCTTATTGTTGGTAAATGGCTGCAAGAAAAAAGAGTGTAA
- a CDS encoding XTP/dITP diphosphatase, whose translation MPKKAFPWHQIVLATKNKGKIKEFSRMFDPFDVEVLTIADLPDLPDVVEDGDTFEANARKKAEVISKITDLPALADDSGLEVEALGGEPGVYSARFAGPDATDAENNAKLVARMQGVPEAARQARFVSVLALAIPGEETMFARGTCEGRLVLEASGSNGFGYDPHFYVPEKERTMAELSPEEKNRISHRGVAVHVLEGMLMERFS comes from the coding sequence ATGCCTAAAAAAGCGTTTCCCTGGCACCAGATTGTTTTAGCCACCAAAAATAAAGGAAAGATCAAAGAGTTCAGCCGCATGTTTGACCCATTTGATGTGGAGGTTTTAACGATCGCTGATCTGCCTGATTTGCCGGATGTAGTAGAGGATGGCGATACGTTTGAAGCTAATGCTCGGAAGAAGGCTGAGGTTATCTCTAAGATCACAGACCTGCCGGCGCTTGCCGATGATTCCGGACTTGAAGTAGAAGCACTGGGCGGTGAGCCGGGCGTATATTCAGCCCGCTTTGCCGGTCCGGATGCGACAGATGCCGAGAATAATGCCAAATTGGTGGCTAGAATGCAGGGTGTACCTGAAGCGGCCCGTCAGGCACGTTTTGTTTCTGTGCTTGCGCTTGCTATTCCTGGTGAGGAGACTATGTTCGCACGGGGAACGTGTGAAGGACGTCTCGTGCTTGAGGCTTCGGGCAGCAATGGATTTGGCTATGATCCTCACTTCTATGTGCCTGAAAAAGAGCGGACAATGGCTGAACTTTCGCCTGAGGAGAAAAACCGGATTAGTCATCGTGGTGTAGCGGTGCATGTGTTAGAGGGTATGCTTATGGAGCGTTTCTCATGA
- a CDS encoding STAS domain-containing protein yields the protein MRIPILKLGNYLLVSIQIELDDKTAVQFQQDLLNMIHKTGSTGVVIDLTSVQMIDSYIARVLSDVVKMSELLGCEVIFTGIQPAVSITLIDLGIGFRNIKTAMNLEQGLEKLKQSLEG from the coding sequence ATGAGAATTCCAATATTAAAGCTCGGCAATTATCTGCTCGTTTCCATTCAAATCGAACTTGATGATAAAACAGCGGTACAATTTCAACAGGATCTTTTAAATATGATTCATAAAACCGGTTCGACGGGCGTTGTAATCGATCTAACCTCAGTGCAGATGATTGACAGCTACATTGCGCGCGTCCTAAGCGATGTGGTTAAAATGTCCGAGCTTCTCGGTTGTGAGGTGATATTCACTGGTATTCAACCAGCTGTTAGCATTACGCTCATTGACTTAGGAATTGGCTTTCGCAACATCAAAACAGCCATGAATCTGGAACAAGGCTTGGAAAAACTGAAGCAATCATTGGAGGGATAA
- a CDS encoding metallophosphoesterase family protein, protein MNVIVVSDTHGSVQHLSEILTRHPHAAAFHCGDFCYPLEQAPEFTYVHGNCDNEIGVPEERVIELGSLRILQTHGHTYGVKQNPMRLRYRATEVGANLVLFGHTHEVTAVYEEGILYVNPGSMLLPRSYFSPTYALLTIEEDGEDRRVIVSFYSPEGVEQSGLRRVFPLTRTVEE, encoded by the coding sequence ATGAACGTGATAGTGGTAAGTGACACTCATGGGAGCGTACAGCATCTATCCGAGATTCTGACCCGTCATCCCCATGCAGCAGCCTTCCATTGTGGAGACTTTTGTTATCCGCTAGAACAAGCACCAGAATTTACGTATGTACACGGCAACTGTGACAATGAGATAGGAGTGCCGGAGGAAAGAGTGATAGAACTTGGCTCACTTCGTATTCTTCAGACACATGGTCATACATACGGAGTGAAGCAGAATCCGATGCGCCTGCGCTACCGAGCCACGGAGGTGGGGGCGAATCTTGTGCTGTTCGGGCATACGCATGAAGTTACTGCGGTTTATGAAGAAGGCATCTTGTATGTAAATCCGGGCAGTATGCTTCTTCCGCGTTCGTATTTTTCACCAACGTATGCGCTTCTAACAATAGAAGAGGATGGAGAGGATAGACGAGTGATCGTCTCTTTCTATTCTCCAGAAGGAGTGGAGCAATCCGGCCTGCGTCGGGTGTTCCCTTTAACACGGACGGTGGAGGAATAG
- the rsbW gene encoding anti-sigma B factor RsbW codes for MPELNDHVKINVPARADYISVIRLTVSGLAYQMGFSYNDIEDIKVALAEACNNVVSHAYRNSEAGDMIVDFHVETERLRIVISDEGSSSPFDAKRLKNEASSLHGKSLDEIDVGGLGIYLMKTLMDEIEYETDEKGVKVSLTKYLKRDGVSESEPNVHQEIIQP; via the coding sequence ATGCCAGAATTAAATGACCACGTAAAAATAAATGTTCCGGCACGCGCCGATTATATAAGCGTGATTCGTTTAACGGTCTCGGGCCTTGCTTATCAGATGGGCTTTTCTTATAACGATATTGAGGATATCAAAGTAGCGTTAGCTGAAGCCTGTAATAATGTAGTAAGTCATGCATATAGAAATAGCGAAGCCGGAGATATGATTGTAGATTTTCATGTAGAAACTGAACGTCTGCGTATTGTAATTAGTGATGAGGGCAGCTCTTCTCCGTTTGATGCGAAACGGTTGAAAAATGAAGCTTCTTCCCTTCATGGAAAAAGCTTGGATGAAATTGATGTAGGTGGTCTCGGAATTTACCTGATGAAAACACTTATGGACGAAATCGAGTATGAAACTGATGAGAAGGGGGTTAAAGTTTCACTAACTAAATATCTCAAAAGGGATGGGGTGAGCGAAAGTGAGCCAAACGTCCACCAGGAAATCATTCAACCGTGA
- a CDS encoding GerMN domain-containing protein, which produces MARRLSLLSAFIGFLFVLSGCGLFGPDDTPSNGAIDPPPLHSQPSAGSEKVDAPTGATSQKTDKPVSMHKVYVLDTEGLVVPWEVELPKSEGMAKKVLGYMVQGGESEKTLPPGFRAVLPKGTKILGMTIKEGVATVDFSPEFKKYKAEDEQKILEALTWTLTEFNGVKEVNIWVNGHPQEVMPVKGTPVSHLSRENGINVEMSDQVKPGQAMAVTLYFQNQVSDKLTYFVPVTRWIPKTDNKELAVVQELIQGPHSGSPLFSALLPTMNVKSVKQQKDIIVVNFDNKILSYNQGQASPDALESVVLSLTENSKAKKVQIMVDGKNTVKAGSIDYTKPVTRSMVTESRAY; this is translated from the coding sequence ATGGCACGCAGGTTGTCTTTGCTAAGTGCCTTTATTGGTTTTTTATTTGTACTGAGCGGATGTGGATTGTTCGGGCCGGATGATACTCCAAGCAACGGAGCGATTGATCCGCCGCCGCTTCATTCACAACCGTCCGCAGGAAGCGAGAAGGTGGATGCGCCAACGGGTGCAACAAGCCAAAAAACGGACAAACCGGTCAGCATGCATAAAGTGTATGTCCTTGATACTGAGGGGCTTGTTGTACCGTGGGAAGTAGAACTACCGAAGTCAGAAGGTATGGCCAAGAAGGTGCTCGGTTATATGGTGCAGGGAGGCGAATCTGAGAAAACACTTCCGCCGGGATTCCGTGCGGTGCTTCCAAAAGGAACCAAAATTCTTGGCATGACGATCAAGGAAGGCGTTGCTACTGTCGATTTCTCTCCTGAATTTAAAAAATATAAAGCCGAAGATGAACAGAAAATTCTCGAAGCACTAACATGGACGCTCACAGAATTTAATGGAGTCAAAGAGGTAAATATCTGGGTAAATGGACACCCACAGGAGGTAATGCCGGTAAAAGGAACGCCGGTATCTCACCTGAGCCGTGAAAATGGCATTAATGTAGAGATGTCAGATCAGGTAAAGCCGGGTCAGGCGATGGCCGTCACATTATATTTTCAAAATCAAGTGTCTGACAAGCTCACCTATTTCGTACCGGTAACCCGCTGGATTCCTAAAACCGATAACAAAGAGCTAGCGGTCGTCCAAGAACTGATCCAGGGGCCGCATTCCGGGTCGCCGCTGTTCTCGGCACTGCTTCCGACAATGAACGTAAAGAGCGTAAAGCAGCAGAAAGATATCATTGTTGTGAACTTTGATAACAAAATCCTTTCTTATAATCAAGGGCAGGCAAGCCCGGATGCTTTAGAGTCGGTAGTGCTTTCACTTACAGAGAATTCAAAAGCCAAAAAGGTGCAAATTATGGTAGATGGAAAAAATACGGTCAAAGCAGGCAGCATTGATTATACGAAGCCAGTAACCCGTTCTATGGTTACTGAAAGTCGGGCATACTAG
- a CDS encoding anti-sigma regulatory factor, with amino-acid sequence MDNNPSIHVYNEWDIVVARQSGRDLAKSLGFGEVDQARITTAISELARNIYLYAKQGEIEISPVYEGDKVGIKIISRDSGPGIKDVMKALEDGYSTSGGLGAGLPGVKRLMDEFSIESSEGKGTVITAVKWHLF; translated from the coding sequence GTGGACAACAATCCTAGCATTCATGTTTATAACGAGTGGGATATTGTTGTTGCTCGCCAAAGTGGGCGGGATCTCGCCAAATCCCTTGGATTCGGAGAAGTCGACCAGGCACGGATTACTACTGCGATCTCCGAGTTGGCTCGTAACATCTATTTATATGCCAAACAGGGGGAAATCGAGATTTCGCCTGTTTATGAAGGCGACAAGGTAGGTATTAAAATTATATCCCGCGACAGTGGACCTGGAATTAAAGATGTTATGAAAGCTCTTGAAGATGGTTATTCTACTTCCGGTGGCCTTGGCGCTGGACTCCCAGGAGTGAAGCGTTTAATGGATGAGTTTTCAATTGAGTCTAGTGAAGGTAAAGGCACGGTGATTACCGCTGTGAAATGGCACCTTTTCTAA
- the rph gene encoding ribonuclease PH: MRVDGREYNQIRPVTMTVNYIKHAEGSVLIEVGDTKVICTATVEERVPPFMRGQGRGWVTAEYSMLPRATETRNVRESSRGKVNGRTQEIQRLIGRALRSVVNLEALGERTIWLDCDVIQADGGTRTASVTGAYVAMVMAMGKLIEKQSLTKLPVTDFLAAVSVGILQDKPHLDLCYVEDSQAKVDMNIVMTGQGKYVEVQGTGEEAPFSPEELQGMLTYGQKGVMDLVSIQKEVLGALGETIGNTDGEAIRNA; this comes from the coding sequence ATGCGAGTTGACGGACGTGAATATAATCAGATTCGACCTGTTACGATGACAGTTAATTATATAAAACATGCGGAAGGCTCTGTGCTGATTGAAGTTGGGGATACGAAGGTTATTTGTACGGCAACGGTTGAAGAGCGCGTACCGCCGTTCATGCGAGGCCAAGGACGCGGCTGGGTAACAGCAGAATACTCCATGCTGCCACGTGCTACTGAAACCCGGAATGTGCGTGAATCGAGCCGAGGAAAAGTGAACGGCAGAACGCAGGAAATCCAACGTCTTATCGGTCGTGCGCTGCGTTCTGTTGTGAATCTAGAAGCGCTCGGTGAGAGAACCATTTGGCTTGACTGTGACGTGATTCAAGCTGACGGAGGCACGCGTACCGCATCTGTTACCGGCGCTTATGTGGCAATGGTAATGGCGATGGGAAAGCTGATTGAGAAGCAATCGCTGACAAAGCTTCCGGTTACGGATTTTCTTGCCGCAGTAAGCGTAGGCATTCTGCAAGACAAGCCACATCTCGATCTATGCTATGTGGAAGATTCACAGGCTAAGGTAGACATGAATATCGTCATGACCGGACAGGGAAAATATGTAGAGGTTCAAGGAACTGGGGAAGAGGCTCCCTTCAGCCCAGAAGAACTTCAGGGTATGCTCACTTATGGCCAAAAAGGTGTTATGGATCTCGTATCTATACAAAAAGAAGTCTTAGGAGCGCTCGGTGAAACAATTGGCAATACGGACGGGGAGGCTATTCGCAATGCCTAA
- the racE gene encoding glutamate racemase, translating into MKQGIGVIDSGVGGLTVAKEVLRQLPREAVYYFGDTARCPYGPRPAEEVRIFSLQMIEFLLKQNIKALMIGCNTATAVVLQEVSEQLDIPVIGVIEPGARTAIKETKSGRVAVIGTEGTIRSGAYANALKKLNPQVQVTSLACPTLVPLAESGKLHEVEGLEIVREALRPLANETFDTLILGCTHYPLIAHFIQEAIGPDVKLISSAEEAARELSAVLSFRRMLANGGDIVNPAHRFFASGNTELFMSIAEEWLHINVRPCQVDLARQEK; encoded by the coding sequence ATGAAACAAGGAATTGGCGTTATTGATTCTGGCGTGGGAGGCCTTACGGTGGCCAAAGAAGTGCTGCGCCAGCTTCCGCGTGAAGCGGTTTATTATTTTGGAGATACGGCCCGCTGTCCTTATGGACCGAGGCCTGCAGAGGAAGTGCGTATCTTCTCGCTGCAGATGATTGAGTTTTTGCTTAAGCAAAATATTAAGGCGCTGATGATTGGCTGCAATACAGCAACGGCTGTTGTGCTGCAGGAAGTAAGCGAACAGCTTGATATTCCTGTTATCGGCGTAATTGAACCGGGCGCTCGCACGGCGATCAAAGAAACGAAGTCCGGGCGGGTAGCTGTAATCGGTACAGAAGGAACGATTCGAAGCGGAGCGTATGCGAACGCGCTTAAAAAGCTAAATCCTCAAGTGCAGGTAACAAGTCTTGCTTGCCCCACGCTTGTTCCCTTAGCGGAGAGCGGAAAGCTGCATGAAGTGGAAGGGCTTGAAATTGTACGTGAAGCGCTTCGTCCGCTCGCGAATGAAACGTTTGATACCTTAATCCTTGGCTGTACGCATTACCCTCTGATTGCCCATTTTATTCAGGAGGCAATTGGACCTGATGTTAAGCTTATCAGTTCGGCGGAGGAGGCAGCGCGTGAGCTGAGTGCTGTATTGTCTTTTCGACGTATGCTTGCAAATGGAGGAGATATTGTAAATCCTGCGCATCGCTTCTTCGCGAGTGGGAATACCGAACTGTTTATGTCGATTGCAGAAGAGTGGCTTCATATTAATGTACGTCCATGCCAGGTAGATTTAGCGCGGCAAGAAAAATAA